The Bosea sp. F3-2 genome window below encodes:
- a CDS encoding ABC transporter ATP-binding protein, with product MPYLIGRLVSVLSSVPRERVFDAAGQLLLIMAAIVLVVRPLGTILFRLLVNHSIAVSFTTLVHWQNYWHVVRQPLAFFHDDFAGRLANRVMQTARPLRDSIVSFVRAVWQILIFGATAIGLLGTQDIRLAAPMMVWFLFYGALLAYTLPKVQVRSRETSETRSAISGKIVDTFTNMMTVKLFGRRTDDDAYIRDGFLRFQATFARQQRLNTVYVLPGLPQRDPVGDDWRDRRLAFLAGARRCGHADDRPSSDNPDHRHVRLGGVRNRRHFREYRRSAGRNEDDRAAAEPARQA from the coding sequence GTGCCTTATCTTATCGGGCGCCTCGTCTCTGTCCTGTCGTCGGTACCGCGCGAGCGCGTTTTCGACGCTGCTGGCCAGTTGCTTCTGATCATGGCGGCGATCGTGCTCGTGGTGCGGCCGCTGGGCACGATCCTGTTTCGCCTGCTCGTGAACCACTCGATCGCCGTCTCTTTCACGACGCTGGTTCACTGGCAAAATTACTGGCACGTCGTCCGCCAGCCGCTCGCCTTCTTTCATGACGACTTCGCCGGGCGTTTGGCCAACCGGGTCATGCAGACGGCCCGGCCGCTGCGGGATAGTATCGTCTCCTTCGTTCGCGCGGTCTGGCAGATACTCATTTTCGGCGCGACCGCGATTGGTCTTCTCGGCACGCAGGACATTCGCCTCGCCGCACCGATGATGGTCTGGTTTCTGTTCTACGGTGCACTTCTCGCCTACACGCTGCCGAAGGTGCAGGTCCGGTCGCGCGAGACCTCGGAGACGCGCTCGGCCATCTCCGGCAAGATCGTCGACACGTTCACCAACATGATGACCGTCAAGCTGTTCGGGCGCCGGACCGATGATGACGCCTATATTCGCGACGGCTTCCTTCGCTTCCAGGCCACTTTCGCCCGCCAGCAGCGACTCAATACCGTCTATGTTCTGCCTGGTCTGCCTCAACGCGATCCTGTTGGCGACGACTGGCGGGATCGGCGTCTGGCTTTTCTCGCAGGGGCGCGTCGATGCGGGCACGCTGACGACCGCCCTTCTTCTGACAACCCAGATCATCGCCATGTCAGGTTGGGTGGCGTTCGAAATCGCAGGCATTTTCGAGAATATCGGCGTAGTGCAGGAAGGAATGAAGACGATCGCGCAGCCGCTGAGCCAGCTCGACAAGCCTGA